The genome window ATGGCCGCGCAGTTGACCGCCACGAAGGGGGCTGCTATCCGGGAGCTGCGGGTGTGCACGGCCCGGGCCACCAGTTCCTTGCCGGTGCCTGACTCGCCGGTGATGAGGACCGTGGCGTCCGTGTCGGCCACCCGGTCAACGATCCGGAAGACCTCCTCCATCCGGCGGGAGATGCCCACGATGTTCCGGTAGTCCTCCCGCTCCGTGAGGGCCTCCCGCAGGCGCCGGTTTTCCCGGGAAAGCCCGAGCATCTCCAGGGCCTTTTTCACCGTCAGCTTCAGGGCATCGCGGTTGAATGGCTTGGTAATGTAATCGTAGGCCCCTGCTTTCATGGCGTCGACCGCCGTCTCCACGGCACCGAAGGCGGTGATCACGATGACCGCCGTGTCGGGCGAACGCCCCTTGATTTCCTGCAGGAGCTGGAATCCTCCCATGCCAGGCATTTTCAGGTCAGTGACCACCAGGGCCGGCGAACGCTCGTCGAACAGGCGCAGGCCCTCCTCGCCGCTGCCCGCCGTGATCACGTCGTACCCCTCCTCCTGGAGGTTGTATTCGAGTACCCGGCGCAGCGATACGTCGTCGTCGACGATCAGCACCCGGGCCGGTTGCCGCTCTTCAGCCATCACTCCCCCCTGCCTCCCCGATCACACCGGCAGCCACACCCTGAAAGTGGTTCCCCTGCCGGGCTCGCTCTCCAGGCCGATGGTGCCGCCGTGGGCCTCCACGATCCGCTGGGTAATGACGAGCCCCAGGCCGGTTCCTCCCTCCTTGGTGGTGAAAAACGGGGTAAAGATCCTTTCCCGCTGAGCCGGATCGATCCCACGCCCCGTGTCCGACACCGTGATCTCCACTCCGGCGGGCGTGTCGCCGCTGGCTCCGCGCATTGCCAGGCGAACGGCCACGCGCCCGCCCTCGCCGGTTGCCTGGAGCGCATTGAGGATCAGGTTGAGTAAGGCCTGGCGCAGCCGTTCCCGGTCACCGGCCACCGGCGGCGCATCTCCCGCCTCCAGACTGAGCCCCACCCTTCGGGCGTTCGCCTCGCTCTCCTGGAGCGCCACGAGCTCACGCAACTCGGCCGCCAGGTCGCACCGCTTCTTCTCCCCATCCAGCGGACGCGCCAGGCGCAGGAAATCCTCGACCACCCGGTTGAGCCGGTCGGTTTCCTTGATGAGAATCTCCAGGAACTCGAACTTGCGGTCGCCGGGGCTGAAGTCGTCGCGCAGGATCTCCGCCGTGCCCCGAATGGAGCCCAGCGGGTTGCGGATCTCGTGGGCCAGCATGGCCGACATCTCCCCCAGTGCCGACAGGCGTTCGGCCCGGCGCAACTGCTCCTCGATGCCGATGATGAGGTCGGCCTGCCCCCTGAGGGTGCGGTAGGAATCCTCCAGGCGCCGGGCAGCGCGCTCCAACTCGTTCCTCCGCTCCTCTTCCTTCTGGCTCAGGTAGCCGGTGATGCCTCCCACCACGTTGTAGAGGAGAATCTCTAGAAACTTCTCCAACTCCAGCGACGGCCGCGCCCCCCACTGGAACAGGACGTGGGGCACGTAGAGGATGCTGACGGCGACTGCCGTGCCGAGCCCCCCCCTGAGCCCGAACCAGAATGCGGCCAGGATGATCGGGATGTAGTAGAGCCTCTGGAACAGATCATGGAGAGCGGGCAGGTGAAGGGGTGTCAGATAGTGGAACAGGCTGATCCCGACGATGAACACCGCCAGCAATGGAATCCGCGCCGAACCGGGCAGTCGCATGGCATTCCCGTGAAAAGCAAAAGAGTTTCCCATCCTGCATACGGGATGGAAACTATGTAGTTCATGGCCGGAGATAATGCAAGGACAAAAGGGTAAAACTACATGAATAGACGGACCCGGGCCCGTGAACCAAGCGCCCTGGCAGGGGCGCACGTTCCGCGGCAACGGGGCCGCTAATGGGAAAGCTAATGGGAAAACTTGAGCAGCAGTCCGTTTGAGCGGCGGAATTCATCCAGAATGACCCGGGAGCCGACGGCGAGGGGAAGGACCCCTTCCTGCCGGGCAAGGGCCTCTTCTTGGGTCTCCCCGTCGTTGATGATGATGTCGCCGTTCTTCAGATGGGTCACGGCGAAGCAATGACCGTCCTCGCGCCGGTAGACGAGAATCGCGTAGGTGATGCCGTTGATCTTCACTTCCGATTGCATAACAAGAGTGACGTCTTCCATCGCACATCTCCCCGCGCCGAAAAGGGCGCCGTGCACTGATTACATACCGGGGAGTGAGCAATATGCGGGCCAACCCGTGAACAACGGAAATGACTGGCAAAAAAAGACGGCAAATCGGAACGGAGCGTTATTTGACCAAAGCGTACGGTTATTTAGCGCTTACGATTCACCACATAATCGGCAAGTTCGATCAGTGCGACTTTTTCCGGTGAATCGACGAATGCGCCAAGGTGGGCCTTGCAGCGGGCAATGTATTCGTTGGCAACGGAGACGGTGTACTCGATGCCGCCATACTTGTGGACGAGGGTGAACACCGCTTCGAAATCCCCCGGTTCCAGGACGTCCTTTTCCACGACGGCGGCAATGGTTTCGCGCTCCTCGTCGGAGCACTTCATGAGGGTGTGGATGAGAGGGAGCGTGATTTTCCCCTCCTCGAGGTCGTGGCCGATCTCCTTGCCGAACTGCTCTTCGCTGGCAGTGTAGTCGAGGGTGTCGTCCATGAGCTGGAAGGCAATGCCCAGGTCCATGCCGAAGTCGCGCAGGGCCTCCTGCTGCTCGGCCGACGACGCGCCCAGGATGGCGCCGGCCTCGCAGGCGGCCGAAAGGAGCACGGCGGTCTTGCTCTTGACCACCTCGATGTAACGCTCCTGGGTCATCTCCAGATCGCTGGTGCAGAGGAGTTGCAGGACCTCCCCCTCGGCGATGATGGTAGTGGCGCCTGAAATGACCTTGAGCACCCGCAGGTCCCCGGCCTCCACCATGAGGGAAAAGGATTTGGAAAAAAGGAAATCGCCCACCAGCACCGAGGCCTCGTTGCCCCAGACCTCGTTGGCGGAGGCGTTGCCCCGGCGTAGCGTGGCGTTGTCCACCACGTCGTCATGGAGCAGGGTCGCGGTGTGGATGAATTCGATGACGCTGGCAAGGGGGACGTGGCGATCGCCCTGGTAGCCGCACAGCTTTGCCGAAAGGAGCAGCAGCATGGGACGTATTCTCTTGCCGCCGCTGGCAAGGACGTACTCTCCCACCTTGCGGATCAGATAGACATCTGATTCCAGGTCCTTTCTGAACTGTGATTCGACGTTTTTCAGGTCGTCCCCGACCAGGGAAAGGGCAGCGTGCATCAGGCAACCTCGGGTAAATTTTCGCCAATACTAGGTAATTACGCCTTTTTTGTCAAAGCATTTCTCTCCGCCAGTCTTCCGGAGAGCGTAACCCTGTCGATTTCCGATTCCTTTCTGATTGATTTTTGTATCATCCTGAACTACCATCCAAAATTCCAGATACAGACGGGATGGGGAGGTGTACAAATGGGCCACGCCATCGAAATCCGAGTCCTGGTCGTGGACGAATCGGCCCCTTCCCGCGCGTTCATCGCCTCAACCCTCGAAAAAGGCGGCCATACCGTCACTTCGGTCGCCTCCGGCGAAGAAGCTATCCACGAGGTCAATGCCGCCCCCTTCGACATTCTGGTGACCGACATCAACCTGCCGGGGATGAGCGGTCTCAATCTCCTCAAACTCCTGAAAGACTCCTATCCAGACCTGGAAGTGGTGATCGTCACGAGCAACGCCTCCAGCTTCACCGCCATCAAGGCCCTCCGCCTGGGGGCCTACGATTTCATCATCAAGCCCGTGGACGACCCCGCCATCCTGACCAACATCGTGGGACGCGCCGTCGAGAAACAGTCCCTCACCCGTGAGAACCGGCGGCTCATGGAGGACATGAAGAAGAAGAACCGGGAGCTCCACGACGCGCTTCACCTGATGAAATCCGCCAATCGTCTCTGCACGGCCATCTCGGCCTCCCTGGATGCCGGCGAGATCCTGAAACGGCTGGTGGAGGGGGCCGTGGAGGAAGTAACGGCGAAAAAGGGATACCTTCTGCTCCTGGACCGGGACGGGAGCTCCTTCTCCATGAAGGTCAGCGTGGGCGTGAGCCGCACCCTTGCCCATGGATTCAGGCTCCGCCACGACCAGGGAATAGCCGGGCTCGTTGCCGCCAACAACAAGCCCCTGTGCATCGACGGGGAGGTGCCGCCCCCCCTCACCCACCGGATGCTGGAGGAAGACCCCAACGGCGAGCTCTTCACCACTCCCGGCATCATCACGGTGCCCCTCCAGTTCAAGGGCCGGGTGGCGGGCGTGGTAACCCTTTCCGGCAGGGCCGACGGCAGAGCCTTCACCGATGCGGAAATCGAATTCCTCACAACCCTGGCGAACCACTCGGCCATCGCCCTTGACACGGCGGGCGCCTTCTACAAGCTCAGAAAAGGGACCTCCTGACCCGCCCGCTCCCACGTCCGTTGCATCACCGCCATCATCCAAGTACACTCTCTATCAGACCCTTGAAAAACTGCTGTGGGAGCCATCTGCTGCGTTGCGCGGCGCTCGCACCCTTGCCTGGCCATCTGGCATGCCTCGGCTGTACTGCTCCGCGCGCCGGGTATCATGCCCTCCTTGCAGCGTTTCTCAACAACGGGCTATCGCCTCGATACCCCTGGGACTCCCCCTTCCCCGCCGGATCCGCGGAGGAACACCGTGTCCGACAATCCCGCTTCCCCACACGGCCCGATCCTTGGCGAACCGCTGCGCCCGCCCGGGCCGGATCATACCGTTGCCGGCTTCACGCCATGACCTGGCGGTTGTCGGAGCAGGCAGCGGCCACGGGGACCGGGAACCCAGCAGGAGCTCTCGCATGTGTCGCGAACCAATCGACTGCGGGTGACGCATGGAAAATATGAATATATCCCTATACCTGATTGCATCAGCACCCGTGACTGGTATATAACCTTCGTTCATGAACGCACAACGAATTACCGTCATTTCCCTCTTTGCCGCGCTGGTGGCCCTGTTCTTCATCCTGGACCTGGGGCGGCTGCTGACCTTTGCCTCGCTCAAGGCCAACCATGGGGCCCTGCTGGCCTTTTACGACGAACACCGGATCCTGACGGTTGCCATGTTCCTGGCGGTCTATGTCATTCAGACCGCCCTGTCGCTGCCGGGGGCCACGATCCTTTCCCTTGCCGCCGGCGCCCTGTTCGGGGCCGCGGCAGGGACCGCCTGGGCAGTGACCGGCGCCACCATCGGGGCGACGCTGGCCTTCCTGCTCACCCGTTACCTCTTCCACGATGCGGTCCAGCGGCGCTTCGGCCCCAGGCTGGAGGGGATCAACCGCGAACTTGAAAAGGCCGGGCTCAACTATCTGCTCTTTCTGCGGCTCGTCCCCCTGTTCCCCTTCTTCCTGATCAATCTGGGGGCGGGCCTGACGCGGCTCCCCCTGCGCACCTTCGTGCTCGGGACCTTCGTGGGAATCATCCCGGGCGGCTTCGTCTACGTCAATGCCGGCGCCAGTCTCGCCGCCATCGCGAGCCCCGCTGACATCGCCTCGCCGCGGGTGATCGGCTCTTTCGCCCTGCTGGGACTCTTTTCCCTGGTGCCGGCCCTGTACAAGAACATTACCGCTCAAAGGAGAACCTGATGGACTCGTACTATGTTCCCGACGATCTGGCGAAATTCGGCGACATCGGCAAGGATGCGCCTGACCTGGCCAAGAAGTTCTTCGATTACTACGGCGCCGTGTTCGCCGAGGGAGAGCTGACCGAGCGGGAAAAGACCCTCATCGCCCTGGCCGTGGCCCACGCGGTCCAATGCCCCTACTGCATCGACGCCTATACCCGGGCCTGCCTGGAGAAAGGGTCGAACCTGGGGGAGATGACCGAGGCGGTCCACGTGGCCAACGCCATCAGGGGCGGCGCGGCCCTGGTCCACGGGGTCCAGATGCGCAAGATCGCCGAGAAGCTGTCGCTGTAGCGCAACGGACCATGACGGAATCCCTCGCGCCATCCTCCTCCCCCTGCATCGAGGCGTTCTCCCACGCCCTGGAACGGTGCGGGCTGGAGCTCCGCCGGGACCGGACCACCACTCTCCAGGTGAATGTGGGTTCCCTCTGCGACTTGGCCTGCCGCCACTGCCACCTGGAGGCGGGACCCTCCCGGACCGAGGTCATGGCGCGGGAGACCATGGAGGAGGTCATCGCCTACGCCTCCCGCTGCCGGTTTCAGGTCATCGACATCACCGGCGGCGCTCCGGAGCTCGTCCCCGGCATCGACCGCCTGGTGACCGGGCTGGCGCCGCTGACGCCCCGGCTCATCGTCCGGACGAACCTCTCGGCGCTCCTGACCCCCGGCGCGGCGCACCTGCCCGAACTGCTCAGGTCGGCTGGCGCGGCCGTCGTGGCATCGTTCCCGTCGGCCAATACCGGTCAGGCCGAGGCCCAGCGGGGCCATGGCATCATGGAGAAGAGCATCGCGGCCCTGAAGCTCCTGAACGATCTCGGCTACGGCCGCGATGGGAGCGGCCTGGAACTGGACCTGGTGGCAAATCCCACGGGCGCGTTCCTTCCCCCGTCCCAGTGCGAGGCGGAGCGGAAGTTCCGCCGGGACCTGGAACGCAAGTACGGGGTGGCCTTCTCCCACCTCTACACCTTTGCCAACGTCCCCCTGGGGCGCTTCCGCCGCTGGCTGGAGGAGTCGGGCAACCTGGAGGGGTACCTGCAGCGGCTGGCCGGGAGCTTCAACCCGGCCACGGTGCCGGGCCTCATGTGCCGCTCACTGGTCTCGGTGGCCTGGGACGGCCATCTCTACGACTGCGACTTCAACCTTGCCGCCGGCCGGGGGCTGGGGGGAGAGCGTCGTCACGTGGCCGGCATGACCGGCTTGCCCCCGGAGGGAACCCTGATCCCCACCGACGATTACTGCTATGCCTGCACCGCCGGCTCCGGCTTCACCTGAGGCGGCACCATCGGAGCCCCGGAGGGGCCCGGAACACCATAACGACCGGAGGAGGAGTCCAATGAACGCCCATGAGCTGTGGCAGCGCTACCAGACCTATCTTCTTTCCGATGCGGACACGGGACTCATTCTTGATGTCAGCAGAATGGCCTTTACCGACGATTTCCTCGCTTCCTTGGAACCGGCCATGCAGCGCGCCTTCGACGCCATGGAACGACTGGAGGCGGGTGAGATTGCGAATCCGGACGAAAACCGGATGGTGGGGCACTACTGGCTCAGAAGTCCCGAACTGGCCCCCGACCCTGCCATCGCCGCCGCGATCCGTGAGACCGTGAAGCGTGTAACCGCCTTTGCCGCCGACGTCCATGCCGGAGCGGTCACGGCACCGGGAGGCCGCCCCTTCCGCAACGTCCTGGTGATCGGCATCGGCGGCTCGGCCCTGGGCCCCCAGTTCGTGGCCGATGCCCTGGGCGGCCCCAACGACCGGATGCGGCCCTTTTTCTTCGACAACACCGACCCGGACGGCATGGACCGGGTGCTTGAGACCCTCGGGGGGGATGGGCTGGCGGAAACCCTTGCCATCGTCATCTCCAAGAGCGGCGGCACCAAGGAAACGAGGAACGGCATGCTTGAGGCGGAGGCGGCCTACCGGCGCGCCGGGCTCGACTTTTCCCGTCATGCCGTGGCGGTCACCGGCGCCGGCAGCGAGCTGGACCGGACCGCCGAGGCCGGCGGCTGGCTCTACCGCTTCCCCATGTGGGACTGGGTCGGCGGCCGTACCTCGGAAACCTCGGCCGTGGGGCTCCTGCCGGCTGCGCTCCAGGGAATCCCCATCGGGGACTTCCTCGACGGCGCCCGGGTCTGCGACATCCTGACCCGCCGGCGCGAGACCCTCCGCAACCCGGCAGCCCTCCTGGCCCTCATGTGGCATCACGCCACCGGCGGCAGCGGCTCCCGCGACATGGTGGTGCTCCCCTACAAGGACCGCCTGCTCCTGTTCTCCCGCTACCTCCAGCAGCTCATCATGGAGTCCATCGGCAAGGAGCTGGACCTGGCCGGCGCCGTGGTGAACCAGGGGCTCACGGTCTACGGCAACAAGGGCTCCACGGATCAGCACGCC of Geobacter anodireducens contains these proteins:
- a CDS encoding histidine kinase; translation: MRLPGSARIPLLAVFIVGISLFHYLTPLHLPALHDLFQRLYYIPIILAAFWFGLRGGLGTAVAVSILYVPHVLFQWGARPSLELEKFLEILLYNVVGGITGYLSQKEEERRNELERAARRLEDSYRTLRGQADLIIGIEEQLRRAERLSALGEMSAMLAHEIRNPLGSIRGTAEILRDDFSPGDRKFEFLEILIKETDRLNRVVEDFLRLARPLDGEKKRCDLAAELRELVALQESEANARRVGLSLEAGDAPPVAGDRERLRQALLNLILNALQATGEGGRVAVRLAMRGASGDTPAGVEITVSDTGRGIDPAQRERIFTPFFTTKEGGTGLGLVITQRIVEAHGGTIGLESEPGRGTTFRVWLPV
- a CDS encoding octaprenyl diphosphate synthase translates to MHAALSLVGDDLKNVESQFRKDLESDVYLIRKVGEYVLASGGKRIRPMLLLLSAKLCGYQGDRHVPLASVIEFIHTATLLHDDVVDNATLRRGNASANEVWGNEASVLVGDFLFSKSFSLMVEAGDLRVLKVISGATTIIAEGEVLQLLCTSDLEMTQERYIEVVKSKTAVLLSAACEAGAILGASSAEQQEALRDFGMDLGIAFQLMDDTLDYTASEEQFGKEIGHDLEEGKITLPLIHTLMKCSDEERETIAAVVEKDVLEPGDFEAVFTLVHKYGGIEYTVSVANEYIARCKAHLGAFVDSPEKVALIELADYVVNRKR
- a CDS encoding two-component system response regulator, which codes for MGHAIEIRVLVVDESAPSRAFIASTLEKGGHTVTSVASGEEAIHEVNAAPFDILVTDINLPGMSGLNLLKLLKDSYPDLEVVIVTSNASSFTAIKALRLGAYDFIIKPVDDPAILTNIVGRAVEKQSLTRENRRLMEDMKKKNRELHDALHLMKSANRLCTAISASLDAGEILKRLVEGAVEEVTAKKGYLLLLDRDGSSFSMKVSVGVSRTLAHGFRLRHDQGIAGLVAANNKPLCIDGEVPPPLTHRMLEEDPNGELFTTPGIITVPLQFKGRVAGVVTLSGRADGRAFTDAEIEFLTTLANHSAIALDTAGAFYKLRKGTS
- a CDS encoding dihydrolipoamide dehydrogenase produces the protein MNAQRITVISLFAALVALFFILDLGRLLTFASLKANHGALLAFYDEHRILTVAMFLAVYVIQTALSLPGATILSLAAGALFGAAAGTAWAVTGATIGATLAFLLTRYLFHDAVQRRFGPRLEGINRELEKAGLNYLLFLRLVPLFPFFLINLGAGLTRLPLRTFVLGTFVGIIPGGFVYVNAGASLAAIASPADIASPRVIGSFALLGLFSLVPALYKNITAQRRT
- a CDS encoding 4-carboxymuconolactone decarboxylase; amino-acid sequence: MDSYYVPDDLAKFGDIGKDAPDLAKKFFDYYGAVFAEGELTEREKTLIALAVAHAVQCPYCIDAYTRACLEKGSNLGEMTEAVHVANAIRGGAALVHGVQMRKIAEKLSL
- a CDS encoding radical SAM protein, with amino-acid sequence MTESLAPSSSPCIEAFSHALERCGLELRRDRTTTLQVNVGSLCDLACRHCHLEAGPSRTEVMARETMEEVIAYASRCRFQVIDITGGAPELVPGIDRLVTGLAPLTPRLIVRTNLSALLTPGAAHLPELLRSAGAAVVASFPSANTGQAEAQRGHGIMEKSIAALKLLNDLGYGRDGSGLELDLVANPTGAFLPPSQCEAERKFRRDLERKYGVAFSHLYTFANVPLGRFRRWLEESGNLEGYLQRLAGSFNPATVPGLMCRSLVSVAWDGHLYDCDFNLAAGRGLGGERRHVAGMTGLPPEGTLIPTDDYCYACTAGSGFT
- the pgi gene encoding glucose-6-phosphate isomerase (functions in sugar metabolism in glycolysis and the Embden-Meyerhof pathways (EMP) and in gluconeogenesis; catalyzes reversible isomerization of glucose-6-phosphate to fructose-6-phosphate; member of PGI family); translated protein: MNAHELWQRYQTYLLSDADTGLILDVSRMAFTDDFLASLEPAMQRAFDAMERLEAGEIANPDENRMVGHYWLRSPELAPDPAIAAAIRETVKRVTAFAADVHAGAVTAPGGRPFRNVLVIGIGGSALGPQFVADALGGPNDRMRPFFFDNTDPDGMDRVLETLGGDGLAETLAIVISKSGGTKETRNGMLEAEAAYRRAGLDFSRHAVAVTGAGSELDRTAEAGGWLYRFPMWDWVGGRTSETSAVGLLPAALQGIPIGDFLDGARVCDILTRRRETLRNPAALLALMWHHATGGSGSRDMVVLPYKDRLLLFSRYLQQLIMESIGKELDLAGAVVNQGLTVYGNKGSTDQHAYVQQLREGTNNFFVAFIEVLKDREGVSLAVEPGFTSGDYLSGFLQGTRTALSEKGRESLTITIPAVTPRTVGVLVALFERAVGLYASLVNINAYHQPGVEAGKKAAGSVLALKGEAIAFLRREGAPLTAPEIAAALGRPEEAETIFRSLLHAAANPDHGVVMTAASPLARSRFSAR